Proteins found in one Dryobates pubescens isolate bDryPub1 unplaced genomic scaffold, bDryPub1.pri scaffold_81_arrow_ctg1, whole genome shotgun sequence genomic segment:
- the LOC128899844 gene encoding olfactory receptor 14A16-like translates to MANSSSITHFLLLQFPGTRQLQLLHFCLFLAIYLAALLGNGLIITTIAWDHHLHTPMYFFLLNLALLDLGAISTTVPKSMSNSLWDTRDISYAGCAAQVFFVLFLMDTEYFLLTTMSYDRYVAICRPLHYETLLGSRVCVHMAAAVWACGFLYALLHTANTFSLPLCQGNSLDQFFCEIPQILKLSCSTSYLRELWLLVVSACFASVCFVFMVVSYVQIFRAVLRIPSQQGRHKAFATCLPHLAVVSLFLGPGAFAYLKPSSISSPSLDLVVSVLYTVMPPAVNPVIYSLRNQELKAALRQLIPGWFQKQ, encoded by the coding sequence atggccaacagcagctccatcacccacttcctcctcctgcaattcccaggcacaaggcagctgcagctcctgcacttctgcctcttcctggccatctacctggctgccctgctgggcaatggcctcatcatcaccaccatagcctgggaccaccacctccacacccccatgtacttcttcctcctcaacctcgccctccttgacctgggtgccatctccaccactgtccccAAGTCTATGTCCAACTCCCTgtgggacaccagggacatctcctatgcaggatgtgctgctcaggtcttttttgtattattcttgATGGacacagagtattttctcctcaccaccatgtcctacgatcgctatgttgccatctgcagacccctgcactatgagaccctcctgggcagcagagtttgtgtccacatggcagcagctgtctgggcctgtggctttctctatgctctgctgcacacagctaatacattttccctgcccctctgccagggcaattctctggaccagttcttctgtgaaatcccccagatcctcaagctctcctgctccacatcctacctcagggaactttggcttcttgtggTCAGTGCCTGTTTTGcatctgtttgttttgtgttcatggtggtgtcctatgtgcagatcttcagggcagtgctgaggatcccctctcagcagggacgccacaaagcctttgccacctgcctccctcacctggctgtggtctccctcttTCTTGGCCCTGGTGCTTTTGCatacctgaagccctcctccatctcctccccatccctggatctggtggtgtcagttctgtacaCTGTaatgcctccagcagtgaaccctgtcatctacagcctgaggaaccaggagctgaaggctgccctcagacaactgatccctggatggtttcagaagcaataa